The following are from one region of the Ignavibacteriota bacterium genome:
- a CDS encoding DUF72 domain-containing protein, with product MIRFGTCSWKYDSWKGIVYSGTNSKNYLQEYSKKFDTVEIDQWFWSLFSNSKIVLPQKKVVEEYKQSVPKDFLFTIKVPNSITLTHFYKESKEDELRINPSFLSVDLFNQFLETIEPIKDKIGCLIFQFEYLNKQKMKSLSEFQNKFSEFRSQIKNDSPPIGIEIRNPNYLNEKYFTFLSEQKIAPVLLEGYYMSPITETYSKFKKQFKNLMVIRLHGTDRKGIEEIANNNWSQIYINRDKEILSIAEMIRDLQKNEIDLFVNVNNHFEGSAPITINKIKEQLS from the coding sequence GTGATCAGATTTGGCACATGCAGTTGGAAGTATGATAGCTGGAAAGGAATAGTTTATTCCGGTACGAATAGTAAAAATTATCTTCAGGAATACTCAAAAAAGTTTGACACAGTTGAGATTGATCAGTGGTTCTGGTCATTATTTTCAAATTCAAAAATAGTTCTTCCGCAAAAAAAGGTTGTTGAAGAATATAAACAATCCGTCCCGAAAGATTTTCTTTTCACAATAAAAGTTCCTAATTCAATTACTCTGACACACTTTTACAAAGAATCAAAAGAAGATGAACTACGTATCAATCCAAGTTTTCTTTCTGTTGATTTATTTAATCAGTTTCTTGAAACGATCGAACCAATAAAAGATAAAATTGGCTGTTTGATTTTTCAATTTGAATATCTGAATAAACAAAAAATGAAATCTCTGTCTGAATTCCAGAATAAATTTTCAGAATTCAGAAGTCAGATTAAAAATGACAGCCCACCGATTGGAATTGAAATAAGGAATCCGAATTATCTGAATGAGAAATATTTTACGTTTCTTTCAGAGCAAAAAATTGCGCCAGTTCTGCTTGAAGGTTACTATATGTCACCAATAACTGAAACTTATTCTAAATTTAAAAAGCAATTTAAAAATCTGATGGTGATAAGGCTGCACGGGACTGACAGAAAAGGAATTGAAGAAATTGCAAACAACAACTGGAGCCAGATATATATAAATCGTGATAAGGAGATTCTTTCAATTGCTGAAATGATAAGAGATCTGCAGAAGAATGAAATTGATTTGTTTGTGAATGTGAATAACCATTTTGAGGGCAGTGCCCCAATTACAATTAATAAGATTAAAGAACAACTTAGTTAA
- a CDS encoding NAD(P)-dependent oxidoreductase, with amino-acid sequence MNDKLIAVVTGANGFVGSHLVDNLLSKNFEVRCVVRKSSNLRWLEDKNVKIFDCGLFDKERLHEVFRNVNYVFHIAGVVKAKNEAGYLRGNVESTKVLLEVASEVKDIIKKFIIVSSQTVSGPSSDGRPVTEDMQPNPLTTYGRSKLKQEQVALSYKDIFPVTVCRAPAIYGERDTEIFIYFQVFNRGLTTMIGFDKKELSLLHVADLAEGLYLAAISEKSNGQIYFISSEKFYTWDEVGKITSGVLNKKALKIRIPHFIVFIIAAIAQFFAMFSSKPATLNIEKAKDLVQRFWICDTSKAIKELGYRQKISLEEGIRRTCEWYKMMKWI; translated from the coding sequence ATGAATGATAAACTTATAGCTGTAGTAACAGGTGCAAACGGATTCGTTGGAAGTCACTTGGTTGATAATCTTCTTTCAAAAAATTTTGAAGTCAGATGTGTTGTAAGAAAATCCAGTAATCTCAGATGGCTTGAAGATAAAAATGTAAAAATTTTCGATTGTGGTTTATTCGATAAGGAACGATTGCATGAAGTATTCCGGAATGTAAATTATGTATTTCATATTGCCGGAGTTGTCAAAGCAAAAAATGAAGCAGGATATTTAAGAGGTAACGTTGAATCAACAAAAGTTTTACTGGAAGTTGCTTCAGAGGTCAAAGACATAATAAAGAAATTTATAATTGTCAGCAGTCAAACAGTAAGTGGTCCATCATCCGACGGAAGACCTGTAACAGAAGATATGCAGCCAAATCCACTTACAACGTATGGAAGAAGTAAGTTAAAACAAGAGCAGGTAGCTTTAAGTTATAAAGACATTTTTCCTGTAACTGTTTGTCGTGCACCTGCAATTTATGGTGAGAGAGATACAGAAATATTTATTTACTTTCAGGTTTTCAATCGTGGTTTAACTACGATGATCGGGTTTGATAAGAAAGAGTTAAGCTTACTTCACGTCGCAGATTTAGCCGAAGGTTTGTATCTTGCTGCAATTTCTGAAAAATCTAACGGACAAATTTATTTTATCAGCTCAGAAAAGTTTTATACATGGGATGAAGTAGGTAAAATCACTTCGGGGGTTTTAAATAAGAAGGCTTTAAAAATCAGGATACCACATTTCATTGTTTTTATTATTGCAGCGATTGCACAGTTCTTCGCAATGTTCAGTTCAAAACCCGCAACTCTTAATATCGAAAAAGCAAAAGATCTTGTGCAAAGATTCTGGATATGTGACACATCAAAAGCAATCAAAGAACTTGGTTACCGGCAAAAAATTTCTCTTGAAGAAGGAATAAGACGAACTTGTGAATGGTATAAGATGATGAAATGGATTTAG
- a CDS encoding HIT domain-containing protein: protein MKNLWSPWRSNYIESFKEKQSGKGCIFCEALDKEIADMNNLLVRKSANTLVMLNLYPYNNGHLMILPKRHFGSIEQITTEESHELMDEIILAEKVLQIVYRPQGFNIGANLGRAGGAGIEDHIHFHIVPRWNGDTNFMPAIGEVKVISQELSETKKKLLAGYEEVLKK, encoded by the coding sequence ATGAAAAACCTTTGGTCTCCGTGGAGATCTAATTACATAGAATCTTTTAAAGAAAAACAATCGGGTAAAGGATGTATTTTCTGCGAGGCTTTGGATAAAGAGATAGCAGATATGAACAATCTTCTTGTTCGTAAATCTGCGAACACTTTAGTGATGCTAAATTTATATCCATATAATAATGGACATCTCATGATTTTACCGAAAAGACATTTCGGTTCAATTGAACAAATTACAACTGAAGAATCTCATGAATTAATGGATGAAATTATTCTGGCAGAGAAGGTTCTTCAAATCGTTTATAGACCACAAGGATTCAACATAGGTGCAAATCTTGGCAGAGCTGGTGGTGCAGGAATTGAAGATCATATCCATTTTCATATAGTTCCGAGATGGAATGGCGATACTAATTTTATGCCCGCTATTGGTGAAGTGAAAGTAATCTCACAGGAGCTATCTGAAACCAAGAAAAAGTTATTAGCTGGTTACGAAGAAGTGCTTAAAAAATAA
- a CDS encoding gas vesicle protein — MGQGNNFKKGLLIGFLTGGALGTALALLFAPKSGKELRKDIKEKSEEYLDEAEKYISQAREKAVDMINEGKKRSEKLVRDAKDKSDQLMKDAEKVYKDAKEKVTDSIKTGKESYEHKRDQIKDAIKAGVDAYKESKHTGE, encoded by the coding sequence ATGGGACAAGGAAATAATTTCAAAAAAGGACTATTGATCGGGTTTTTAACCGGCGGTGCGCTGGGTACTGCTTTGGCTTTGCTTTTTGCTCCGAAAAGTGGAAAAGAATTAAGAAAAGATATCAAAGAAAAAAGTGAAGAATATCTTGACGAAGCGGAAAAATATATTTCACAGGCAAGAGAAAAAGCTGTTGATATGATTAATGAAGGAAAAAAGAGATCGGAAAAATTAGTCAGGGATGCCAAAGATAAATCTGACCAGCTTATGAAGGATGCCGAGAAAGTTTATAAAGACGCTAAAGAAAAAGTAACCGATTCAATTAAAACCGGCAAAGAATCTTATGAACATAAACGTGATCAGATAAAAGATGCGATTAAAGCGGGCGTTGATGCTTATAAAGAATCTAAACATACCGGAGAATAA
- the maf gene encoding septum formation protein Maf, which produces MINTKIPIYLASKSPRRRKLLKQLGINFKVFSVNTPEDFLDGEHPVECVKRIALEKMELAKLKVKGSIIITADTIVVLHHKVIGKPVSKSDAIKILSVLSGKVHTVYTGFCVLNQKNDTMILDYEKTDVEFRKLLKDEITDYVDGGSPMDKAGAYGIQDDFGAVFVKRINGCYYNVVGLPLTKLYKAIREVV; this is translated from the coding sequence ATGATTAATACTAAAATTCCAATTTACCTTGCTTCAAAATCTCCACGAAGAAGAAAATTATTAAAACAACTGGGAATTAATTTTAAAGTTTTTTCAGTTAACACACCAGAAGATTTTTTAGATGGAGAACATCCTGTTGAATGCGTGAAAAGGATCGCACTTGAAAAAATGGAATTAGCAAAACTTAAAGTCAAAGGAAGTATTATTATTACCGCTGATACGATTGTTGTTCTTCATCATAAAGTAATTGGAAAACCAGTCAGCAAATCAGATGCAATAAAAATACTTTCAGTTCTTAGTGGAAAAGTCCATACTGTTTATACAGGATTCTGTGTCCTTAATCAAAAGAATGATACAATGATTCTTGATTATGAAAAAACTGATGTTGAGTTCCGGAAATTACTTAAGGATGAAATAACTGATTATGTTGATGGCGGTAGTCCAATGGATAAAGCAGGTGCTTACGGAATCCAGGATGATTTTGGTGCTGTGTTTGTAAAACGAATAAACGGATGTTACTATAATGTTGTTGGCTTACCTTTAACAAAACTTTACAAAGCAATCAGGGAAGTAGTTTGA
- a CDS encoding SpoIID/LytB domain-containing protein, giving the protein MRVSLEGVIPTESLLIESPVYLFKDGTKIAHIKSGNVLKIFDDDTRIKIEINDEILVGNIFSLSSEANQDIIRINGKGYRGKIQLYFAGNSINVINIIKLEDYVKGVLAKEMPIGKNEENLEALKALAICVRTYALQKVKNGNVYFDLYADTRDQVYGGADAENPVSNKAVEQTNNMILKFEDNPALVYYHSTCGGYTENSQNVFTKEHLPYLSGIKDGSDPYCKISPRFEWKETYSKELIIERLKAYSLIDNNNYTLEDIIILSTFDSGRINELEFKVVDTNGNEKSIVVKGNEIRNVLRTANGKSILWSNMFELIVSSDSVELIGKGFGHGVGLCQWGAISLSKMGWSYEDILDHYYPGTYQESIND; this is encoded by the coding sequence TTGAGAGTATCATTAGAAGGTGTTATCCCAACTGAATCATTATTAATAGAATCACCGGTTTATCTGTTTAAAGATGGAACCAAAATAGCACACATAAAATCGGGAAATGTTTTAAAGATTTTTGATGATGACACCAGAATTAAAATTGAAATAAACGATGAAATTCTTGTTGGTAATATTTTCTCATTATCCTCAGAAGCTAATCAAGACATTATCAGAATTAATGGAAAGGGTTATCGGGGAAAAATTCAACTTTATTTTGCTGGCAATTCAATTAACGTAATAAATATTATTAAACTCGAAGATTATGTTAAAGGCGTTCTTGCTAAGGAAATGCCGATTGGAAAAAACGAAGAGAATCTTGAAGCGCTGAAAGCATTGGCAATCTGTGTCAGAACTTATGCATTACAAAAAGTAAAAAACGGAAATGTTTATTTTGATCTTTATGCTGACACACGTGACCAGGTTTATGGAGGTGCTGATGCAGAAAATCCTGTTTCCAATAAAGCCGTCGAACAAACAAATAATATGATTCTAAAGTTTGAAGATAATCCTGCATTGGTTTACTATCATTCAACTTGCGGCGGTTATACTGAAAATTCACAAAATGTTTTCACAAAAGAACACTTGCCGTATTTATCTGGAATCAAAGATGGCTCAGATCCCTATTGTAAAATATCTCCACGTTTTGAATGGAAAGAAACATACAGCAAAGAATTAATTATTGAACGATTGAAAGCTTATTCACTTATTGACAATAATAATTATACTCTGGAGGATATAATTATATTAAGCACATTTGATTCGGGGAGAATAAATGAGCTGGAATTTAAAGTTGTTGACACAAACGGAAATGAAAAATCTATCGTCGTTAAAGGAAATGAAATCAGAAATGTATTACGAACCGCAAATGGAAAAAGTATTTTGTGGAGTAATATGTTCGAGTTAATTGTATCTTCAGATTCGGTTGAACTAATTGGAAAAGGCTTCGGGCACGGCGTTGGACTTTGCCAGTGGGGAGCTATCTCACTTTCAAAAATGGGATGGAGCTATGAAGATATTCTGGATCACTATTATCCCGGAACATATCAGGAAAGTATTAATGATTAA
- a CDS encoding MATE family efflux transporter — MNLFPVNNYYKKILHVAIPAIAGLSTQMVVSLVDTAMVGRIEDATYALAAMGIGVLATWALISFFSSLATGIHVVVARKFGEGDYISCGVTLNNSILLAILLGIAVAMVGIFFSSPIAHLFASDDTVGNYASEYLYYRFMGIPFFLISVSFRGFFFGINKTKIFMFSGIITNLFNIIFNYILIYGNFGFPRMGLAGAGLGSTLATVFDGLFYIVIILLPTYRKRYQNLKHLIINKNIISAIVKISVPVSFQNVFILIGFLSFVSITGIIGTLEQASTQAIISTLFISFLPCFGFGIAVQTLVGNNLGAKKYSLAKIYGFETAKVATIYTIILGIIFMVIPQYVLLITTNDQTIIQTAVPALRIAGFAQIFYGVGVVLANGLQAAGRSFYVMMSEVFTNLIIFVPTAYLLGIYLELGLTWAWMALPLYIILYSLIIFLKFNSTNWHTKINVENEVDS; from the coding sequence ATGAATTTATTTCCTGTCAACAATTACTATAAAAAAATTCTGCACGTAGCTATTCCGGCTATTGCCGGCTTATCAACTCAAATGGTTGTTTCGTTAGTTGATACTGCGATGGTTGGAAGAATTGAAGATGCAACTTATGCACTTGCAGCAATGGGAATTGGAGTTCTCGCAACCTGGGCTTTGATTAGTTTTTTCTCAAGCCTTGCAACAGGAATTCATGTGGTTGTCGCAAGAAAATTTGGAGAAGGGGATTATATTTCCTGCGGCGTAACACTAAATAATTCTATTCTGCTTGCAATTCTTCTCGGGATAGCGGTTGCGATGGTTGGAATATTTTTTTCCAGCCCGATTGCTCATTTATTTGCATCGGATGATACAGTGGGGAATTACGCAAGTGAATATCTTTATTATCGTTTTATGGGGATACCATTTTTTCTGATATCTGTTTCATTCAGGGGATTTTTCTTTGGTATCAATAAAACAAAAATTTTTATGTTTTCCGGGATCATCACTAATCTCTTTAACATTATCTTTAATTACATTTTAATTTATGGAAACTTTGGCTTTCCAAGGATGGGTTTAGCAGGTGCGGGATTAGGTTCAACACTTGCAACTGTTTTTGACGGGCTGTTTTATATCGTAATTATTCTGCTTCCTACATATCGTAAGCGATACCAAAATCTCAAACATCTTATCATTAATAAAAATATTATTTCGGCAATAGTGAAAATTTCCGTACCCGTTTCTTTCCAAAATGTTTTTATACTAATTGGATTTCTTAGCTTTGTTTCAATAACCGGAATTATAGGAACACTGGAACAAGCATCTACACAAGCGATAATCAGTACATTATTCATTTCATTTTTACCGTGTTTTGGTTTTGGAATTGCCGTTCAAACTTTGGTAGGAAATAATCTCGGAGCTAAGAAATACTCTCTGGCAAAAATCTATGGTTTCGAAACAGCAAAAGTAGCAACTATATATACGATAATATTAGGGATTATTTTTATGGTCATCCCTCAATATGTTTTACTTATAACAACTAATGATCAAACTATAATACAAACAGCAGTTCCTGCACTGAGGATTGCAGGCTTTGCACAAATTTTTTATGGCGTTGGAGTTGTGTTAGCTAACGGACTTCAGGCTGCTGGTCGTTCATTTTATGTTATGATGTCTGAAGTGTTTACAAATCTTATAATATTTGTACCAACTGCTTACCTTTTAGGAATTTATTTGGAACTTGGATTGACCTGGGCATGGATGGCTTTACCACTGTATATAATTCTTTATTCATTAATAATTTTCTTAAAGTTTAATTCAACTAACTGGCACACTAAAATTAATGTTGAAAATGAAGTTGATTCCTGA
- a CDS encoding DUF4835 family protein: protein MKYTLIIFLLAASIATAQELNCKVEVNYESLPVNNRELLSDFQGVIESYLNSTRFTNDDWAQKIDCTFSIFFTGASSDVDYSAQIVIVSQRPIFNSQKNTPILTINDGQWTFKYQRGQALYSNLTTFDPLTSFLDFYALIIIGMDMDTFENFGGTEYYKKALDIANMGAISSSNTGWQSSSAVYSRLGLIGDILNEKYAAFRSSVFDYHQYGLDSYSKNPKLAQEYMVELINILWEMYTKTGSINSVYVRTFFDAKNGEIVDYLRTYPDLEIFNKLKKIDPPHSSKYDSAIP from the coding sequence ATGAAATATACATTAATAATATTTTTATTGGCTGCATCAATTGCAACTGCACAGGAACTTAATTGCAAAGTGGAAGTAAATTATGAAAGTCTTCCGGTAAATAACAGAGAATTGCTCTCTGATTTTCAAGGAGTAATTGAAAGTTATTTAAACAGCACACGGTTTACTAATGATGATTGGGCACAAAAAATAGATTGCACATTCAGTATTTTCTTTACTGGTGCAAGCAGTGATGTAGATTATTCAGCTCAAATTGTAATTGTAAGTCAGCGACCAATTTTTAATTCGCAAAAAAATACTCCAATCCTGACAATCAACGACGGGCAGTGGACTTTCAAGTATCAACGCGGACAAGCATTGTACTCCAACCTGACTACGTTTGATCCTCTGACAAGTTTCCTTGATTTTTATGCTTTGATTATTATTGGAATGGATATGGACACATTCGAAAATTTTGGTGGAACAGAATATTATAAGAAAGCATTAGACATTGCTAATATGGGAGCTATCAGCAGTTCAAATACCGGCTGGCAGTCAAGTAGTGCAGTTTACAGCAGGTTAGGATTAATCGGTGATATACTGAATGAAAAATATGCGGCTTTCAGAAGTTCTGTTTTTGATTACCACCAATATGGTTTGGATAGCTACTCAAAAAATCCAAAACTTGCACAGGAGTACATGGTTGAGCTAATTAATATTTTATGGGAGATGTACACAAAAACGGGAAGTATTAATAGTGTTTACGTTCGTACTTTTTTTGATGCGAAGAACGGAGAGATAGTTGATTACCTGAGGACTTATCCTGATCTGGAAATTTTTAATAAACTGAAGAAAATTGATCCACCGCATTCATCAAAATATGACTCGGCGATACCATAA
- a CDS encoding DUF948 domain-containing protein encodes MTVIDVLIAVVLVLVSVLVVFLIVYLGKITKSIQELQKDISDLSNKLEPLVFSLADLTSKLTDLSDSAKRQLEATKSIVFSVKNRVDTILKFEEKIRAGIDGPISGFLTQLKAISNGVSTFLNYLKK; translated from the coding sequence ATGACCGTTATTGATGTATTAATCGCTGTAGTTTTAGTTCTTGTATCGGTTCTTGTTGTTTTCCTGATTGTATATCTGGGTAAGATTACAAAATCAATTCAAGAGTTACAGAAAGACATAAGCGATCTTTCAAATAAGCTTGAACCATTAGTATTTTCTCTGGCTGATCTTACATCAAAACTCACTGACTTAAGTGATTCGGCAAAAAGACAATTGGAAGCTACAAAGAGTATAGTTTTTAGTGTTAAAAACAGAGTGGATACAATCCTGAAATTTGAAGAAAAAATAAGAGCAGGAATTGATGGTCCGATTTCAGGATTTCTTACTCAGCTAAAAGCAATCTCTAACGGAGTAAGCACTTTTCTCAACTACCTAAAAAAATAA
- a CDS encoding GIY-YIG nuclease family protein gives MFTVYVLKSSATDKYYIGQTADIGKRLLYHNSGYSKSTKACLPWKLVYPESFITRALAMKRETEIRKYKSRFMIEKLLGKYLD, from the coding sequence GTGTTTACTGTTTATGTATTAAAAAGTTCTGCTACTGATAAATATTACATAGGTCAGACAGCAGATATCGGGAAAAGACTCTTGTATCATAATTCAGGATATTCAAAATCTACAAAAGCTTGTTTACCCTGGAAATTAGTTTACCCGGAAAGTTTTATTACCAGAGCACTTGCAATGAAAAGAGAAACAGAAATAAGAAAATATAAAAGCAGATTTATGATAGAGAAGTTGTTAGGTAAGTATCTCGATTGA
- a CDS encoding flippase-like domain-containing protein: MKEIAGEPISKTAPIILAERVTDFLSLLAISIAGAIIFDYGGSITIFIGIFFIVLIVIISNKKIALPLINTTEKIPVIKNYIHNIHSAYESSYQLLKIKPLILMTLLSLVSWGFECLGYYLILKNFSVDFGLLWASFSYSFSTIVGAVSMLPGGLGLTEGSLTFLLVQKGISTEIAVASTFIVRVVTLWFAVFVGIVSLSFYQKRFGKLNPGQS, translated from the coding sequence GTGAAAGAAATTGCAGGTGAACCGATAAGCAAAACAGCTCCGATAATATTAGCAGAACGTGTTACAGATTTTTTATCGTTATTAGCGATCTCAATTGCTGGCGCAATAATTTTTGATTATGGAGGCAGCATCACAATCTTCATTGGAATATTTTTTATTGTACTCATTGTAATAATCAGTAATAAGAAAATTGCATTACCGCTTATTAACACAACCGAAAAAATTCCGGTAATTAAAAATTATATTCATAATATTCATTCTGCGTACGAAAGTTCATACCAGTTATTAAAAATTAAACCTTTGATTTTGATGACGTTACTAAGTTTGGTTTCATGGGGCTTTGAATGTTTAGGTTATTATTTAATATTGAAAAATTTCAGTGTGGATTTTGGATTACTTTGGGCATCATTCAGTTATAGTTTTTCAACGATAGTTGGAGCGGTTTCAATGCTGCCCGGAGGTTTAGGTTTAACAGAAGGTTCACTCACATTCCTTTTAGTTCAAAAAGGTATTTCAACTGAAATAGCTGTGGCATCTACTTTTATCGTTAGAGTAGTTACACTCTGGTTTGCAGTTTTTGTTGGCATTGTCAGTCTCTCATTCTACCAAAAAAGATTCGGGAAATTAAATCCTGGTCAATCATAA
- a CDS encoding pyridoxal phosphate-dependent aminotransferase family protein, with amino-acid sequence MDLFTKCFEFKRADEIKALGVYPYFRPIEENEGPVVQIEGRKIIMAGSNNYLGLTAHPKVVEAAVKAVEKYGTGCSGSRYLTGTLDLHIELEARLAKFFKAESVLLFSTGYQTAQGVIPTLVGRNEYIISDKDNHACIMAGNLMAKGAMGNFLRYKHNDMDDLERVIEKVPIDAAKFVVSDGVFSTGGEIVDLPRLNEIAKRFKARIMIDDAHSVGVIGKGGRGTASEFNLEKEIDLTMGTFSKTFASLGGFVAGPERVINFIKHFSLALIFSASPTPASVAAALAALDILEKEPARVQKLISNANYMRKNLKEKGFNVIEGRTAIVPVIVGNDELAFKMWRMLYDSGVFVNVFISPGVPEGRQMMRTSYMATHEKEHLDEIIHLFEKAGKAVGLI; translated from the coding sequence TTGGATTTATTCACGAAATGTTTTGAATTTAAAAGAGCTGATGAAATAAAAGCTTTGGGCGTTTATCCATATTTCCGACCAATTGAAGAAAATGAAGGACCGGTTGTTCAGATTGAAGGACGAAAAATTATTATGGCAGGTTCCAATAACTATCTCGGATTGACTGCTCATCCCAAAGTAGTTGAAGCTGCTGTAAAAGCTGTTGAGAAATATGGCACCGGATGTTCCGGTTCACGATATTTAACCGGCACTCTCGATTTACACATTGAGCTTGAAGCAAGACTTGCAAAATTTTTCAAAGCTGAGAGTGTTCTATTATTTAGCACCGGTTATCAAACAGCTCAGGGCGTCATCCCAACTCTTGTCGGAAGAAATGAATATATAATTTCTGATAAAGATAATCATGCCTGCATCATGGCAGGCAACTTAATGGCAAAAGGTGCGATGGGAAATTTTTTACGATACAAACACAATGATATGGATGATCTTGAACGTGTGATTGAAAAGGTTCCGATTGATGCAGCAAAATTTGTTGTCAGTGATGGCGTCTTCAGTACTGGCGGAGAAATTGTAGATCTTCCAAGATTAAATGAAATAGCAAAAAGATTCAAAGCACGTATTATGATAGATGATGCTCACTCGGTTGGTGTTATCGGAAAAGGTGGAAGAGGCACAGCAAGCGAATTCAATCTTGAAAAAGAAATTGATTTAACGATGGGTACATTCAGTAAAACTTTTGCTTCACTCGGTGGGTTCGTAGCAGGTCCAGAAAGAGTAATCAACTTCATAAAACATTTTTCGCTTGCATTAATCTTCAGCGCTTCACCAACACCGGCTTCAGTTGCTGCGGCTTTAGCTGCGCTCGATATTTTAGAGAAGGAACCTGCACGCGTGCAGAAACTTATTAGTAATGCAAATTATATGAGAAAAAATCTGAAAGAAAAAGGTTTCAATGTCATTGAAGGCAGAACTGCAATAGTTCCGGTGATTGTTGGTAATGATGAGCTTGCATTCAAAATGTGGCGAATGCTGTATGACAGTGGTGTATTTGTAAATGTTTTTATTTCTCCAGGTGTTCCTGAAGGAAGACAGATGATGAGAACAAGTTATATGGCAACTCACGAAAAGGAACATCTCGATGAAATAATTCATCTGTTTGAAAAAGCAGGTAAAGCTGTAGGATTAATTTAA